The following coding sequences lie in one Alloacidobacterium dinghuense genomic window:
- a CDS encoding carboxymuconolactone decarboxylase family protein, whose translation MFDMKNLTRLKKLDENAPETMKAFWAFDKETFKDGAIDVLHKQLMAVSVALTTQCPYCIELHVRAARQAGASDAMLTEAAIVAAAMRAGASITHATHLFKD comes from the coding sequence ATGTTTGACATGAAGAATCTGACTCGGCTGAAGAAGCTGGATGAGAATGCACCTGAAACGATGAAGGCCTTTTGGGCCTTCGATAAAGAGACGTTCAAAGACGGTGCCATCGACGTTTTGCACAAGCAGTTGATGGCAGTCTCCGTTGCGCTGACTACGCAATGTCCATACTGCATCGAATTGCATGTGAGGGCAGCGCGTCAGGCCGGAGCAAGCGACGCTATGCTGACGGAAGCAGCAATAGTGGCCGCCGCGATGCGTGCGGGCGCATCGATCACACACGCGACGCACTTGTTTAAAGATTAA
- a CDS encoding DUF417 family protein, whose protein sequence is MSDITSTQAVGSEKQNLVPSTNLLEQAQSNLIRLAAWISKRNLPFLIMSIGMIVMLLWAGAYKMTRPGAEGIIPLVSNSFLIWWHFKLFGPYVGSDLIGLTEWLSAVLIIAGYFRPKAGIFGGLVGIVIFFTTSTMIMTTPGAIISVPGIHGMRYMSFLGLFLFKDVISLGVSFYLVSYFGKKAILSENKSE, encoded by the coding sequence ATGAGTGACATCACGTCTACCCAAGCAGTCGGCTCAGAGAAGCAAAATCTGGTGCCATCTACTAATCTCTTGGAACAAGCTCAAAGCAATTTGATCAGATTGGCCGCATGGATAAGTAAGCGCAATCTCCCCTTCCTTATCATGAGTATCGGTATGATCGTTATGCTGCTTTGGGCCGGAGCTTACAAGATGACGCGGCCCGGCGCCGAAGGCATCATCCCCCTGGTTTCCAACAGCTTTCTGATCTGGTGGCACTTTAAGTTATTCGGTCCATATGTCGGATCGGACCTTATCGGCCTTACCGAGTGGCTTTCCGCCGTCTTGATTATCGCGGGCTACTTTAGACCCAAGGCCGGCATCTTTGGGGGACTCGTCGGAATTGTCATCTTCTTTACAACCAGCACTATGATCATGACCACCCCTGGCGCGATTATTTCCGTACCTGGGATTCACGGGATGAGGTACATGAGTTTCTTGGGCCTGTTCCTTTTCAAGGATGTTATATCCCTCGGAGTGTCCTTTTACCTGGTTAGCTATTTCGGCAAGAAGGCCATCCTTTCCGAAAACAAATCCGAATAG
- a CDS encoding carboxymuconolactone decarboxylase family protein, whose protein sequence is MMSRIALVVPANTDTKVAATLSHIKASVGNVPNVFALLANAPVALDGYLSLSKALSPGRLTGRQREILALAIAQENSCQYCLSAHTALAEGVGLSAADARKARFGKSDDPFERALIHFTQNIIRQRGLVSDENLDRARKAGIDDGLMLEVVANVALNTLTNYANRLADTEIDSPVVEV, encoded by the coding sequence ATGATGTCCCGCATTGCTCTTGTTGTTCCGGCCAACACCGACACCAAAGTTGCTGCCACACTTTCTCATATAAAAGCGAGCGTCGGGAATGTCCCAAATGTGTTTGCCCTGTTGGCAAATGCGCCCGTCGCGCTGGATGGATACCTGTCACTGTCAAAAGCCCTTTCGCCCGGCCGCCTCACCGGTCGTCAACGCGAAATCCTCGCACTGGCTATAGCACAAGAGAACTCGTGCCAATACTGCCTTTCCGCTCACACGGCATTAGCAGAGGGTGTCGGTCTCAGCGCAGCGGATGCCCGCAAAGCACGCTTTGGGAAGAGCGATGATCCCTTCGAGCGTGCTTTGATCCACTTCACGCAAAACATCATCCGTCAACGTGGCCTTGTTTCAGACGAGAATCTCGACCGTGCCCGCAAGGCCGGGATCGACGACGGACTCATGTTGGAAGTCGTTGCGAATGTCGCGCTCAATACATTGACTAACTATGCCAATCGCTTGGCCGATACGGAAATCGACTCCCCTGTCGTTGAGGTCTAG
- a CDS encoding phytoene desaturase family protein translates to MQTATIIGSGPNGLSAAIVLAAAGIATTVLERNNQIGGACSTAETTLPNFRQDLGSSAYPMGVASPFFRSLPINIPWIEPTAPCAHPLDDGTAVMLEHSIEATVDTLDECDQSSYRSLIAPLASEFAELSEDILGPIQHIPRHPLVLARFGSSALLSAASLARSRFAGTRARALLAGMATHSVLSLAAPASAAVALTLMAAGHALGWPILRGGAQTLPDALARHLQDLGGHIETNHEVVELPQSGLVLANITPRQLLRIAGSQLPPHYCKLLERFRYGAGAFKIDYALRAPIPWTAPECSRAATVHIGGSLEEIVESERTFTSARPFVLLGQPSLFDPSRAPAGQHTAWAYCHVPNGSTRDCTECIENQITRFAPDFRDCILARSVSSPAALERWNPNLIGGDFLGGVMDIRQILFRPTRLLYRTPLSHLFLCGASTPPGGGVHGMAGYHAAKTALRSLNR, encoded by the coding sequence GTGCAAACCGCGACCATTATCGGCTCCGGCCCGAACGGCCTTTCGGCCGCAATCGTTCTCGCTGCCGCCGGCATTGCTACCACTGTTCTTGAACGCAATAACCAGATCGGTGGCGCGTGTTCGACTGCGGAGACCACGCTACCGAATTTCCGCCAGGATCTAGGATCCTCTGCCTATCCAATGGGCGTAGCAAGCCCCTTCTTTCGCTCGCTTCCCATCAATATTCCCTGGATTGAACCAACGGCCCCCTGTGCTCATCCGCTCGACGATGGAACGGCCGTGATGCTTGAACATTCCATTGAAGCTACCGTCGATACTCTAGATGAATGTGACCAAAGCAGCTACCGGTCCTTAATAGCTCCCCTGGCTTCTGAATTTGCAGAACTATCTGAAGATATTCTGGGGCCGATTCAGCATATTCCACGCCACCCGCTGGTGCTCGCACGCTTCGGCTCGTCGGCACTTCTCTCCGCAGCATCTCTTGCGCGCTCTCGTTTCGCTGGAACGCGCGCCCGAGCTCTTTTGGCCGGTATGGCGACTCATTCCGTGCTTTCATTAGCAGCCCCGGCTTCAGCCGCCGTCGCTTTAACCCTCATGGCTGCTGGTCATGCCCTTGGCTGGCCTATCTTACGCGGCGGTGCTCAAACCCTCCCAGATGCCCTCGCGCGTCATCTGCAAGATCTTGGCGGGCACATCGAGACCAATCATGAAGTTGTAGAGCTTCCACAATCCGGCCTCGTTCTCGCCAACATCACTCCCCGGCAACTTCTTCGCATCGCAGGCTCTCAACTGCCCCCGCATTACTGCAAGCTCTTGGAGCGCTTCCGCTATGGCGCTGGCGCTTTCAAGATTGACTATGCTCTGCGAGCGCCTATTCCCTGGACTGCTCCCGAATGCTCGCGAGCTGCGACCGTTCACATTGGGGGCTCGCTTGAAGAGATCGTCGAATCGGAGCGAACTTTTACCTCCGCGCGGCCCTTCGTTCTTCTTGGTCAACCATCGCTCTTTGACCCGAGCCGAGCCCCGGCGGGTCAGCATACCGCCTGGGCCTACTGCCATGTACCTAACGGAAGCACAAGAGACTGTACGGAATGCATCGAAAACCAGATCACACGATTTGCTCCGGATTTTCGAGATTGCATTTTGGCCCGATCCGTTTCCTCACCCGCAGCACTTGAGCGATGGAACCCAAACTTGATTGGAGGCGACTTCCTGGGAGGCGTCATGGATATCCGTCAGATTCTCTTCCGTCCTACACGCTTGCTCTATCGGACTCCCCTGTCTCATCTTTTTCTCTGTGGAGCATCGACTCCCCCTGGCGGCGGTGTCCACGGAATGGCCGGCTACCACGCCGCTAAGACCGCGCTTAGGAGCTTGAATCGTTGA
- a CDS encoding sigma-70 family RNA polymerase sigma factor: MSTNILADATLQQPQLSDDQLLSQAKSGDHEAFGELCLRYNAMLKHRIFSIVRQQEDTEDVLQDTFLSAYKHLHSFRGKSKFSTWMIRIGINRSLMLLRKRKTLSKTTSEVLTEDAQEIKTPQVRDPKPNPEQRCMISQTQQILGDAVRRLPCHMRSVIDHRYGKNRRIKEAAATLGITETNVKLRLVRARHMLRRSLKKNELWIP, translated from the coding sequence ATGAGTACTAATATCCTCGCAGATGCAACGCTGCAACAACCACAACTCTCCGACGACCAGTTGCTCTCCCAAGCTAAGTCTGGAGACCACGAGGCGTTTGGCGAATTGTGCCTGCGCTATAACGCAATGCTGAAACATAGGATATTCAGCATCGTCCGACAACAGGAAGATACAGAGGACGTTCTTCAAGATACGTTCCTAAGCGCATATAAGCACCTCCACAGCTTTCGGGGAAAGAGCAAGTTCTCTACTTGGATGATAAGAATCGGAATTAACAGATCTCTGATGCTCCTTAGAAAGCGCAAAACCCTGTCGAAGACGACATCAGAGGTGCTAACCGAGGACGCTCAAGAAATTAAAACCCCGCAAGTCCGAGATCCTAAACCGAACCCTGAGCAACGGTGCATGATTAGTCAAACACAACAGATCTTAGGTGATGCAGTGCGAAGGCTTCCGTGTCACATGCGCAGCGTGATCGATCACCGGTACGGAAAAAACCGTCGAATAAAAGAAGCTGCAGCAACTCTCGGCATTACCGAGACGAATGTGAAATTAAGACTCGTGCGAGCGCGGCATATGCTTCGCCGTTCGTTGAAGAAGAACGAACTCTGGATTCCCTGA
- a CDS encoding AraC family transcriptional regulator has product MDRLAPFFERFSLAAQMFYSGLLCGSTGDQVSEHAGHLHVLKKGRLKITRPDARQIVIDTPSILFFPRPRIHRLHGPMQEGAELVCATIEFGAGMLNPIIASLPEPLVLPLDALPELAPTLQLLFTEAFAESPGRQAALDRLFEYLFVLLIRSAMNARLIDSGILMGLSDSRLSRAIEAMHQYPGTSWSLEHLAQFAGMSRARFAVHFRQVVGMTPFDYLTNWRLGVAQTMLRKGNSLKLIAAAVGYANATALTRVFTQRLGMSPSAWLARSQIHKD; this is encoded by the coding sequence ATGGATCGACTCGCTCCCTTCTTCGAAAGGTTTTCTCTGGCGGCTCAGATGTTCTATTCGGGACTCCTGTGCGGAAGCACCGGGGATCAGGTAAGCGAACATGCCGGTCATCTTCATGTGCTCAAGAAAGGAAGACTGAAGATCACCCGTCCAGATGCCCGTCAGATAGTCATTGATACGCCGAGTATCCTGTTTTTTCCACGTCCTCGCATCCATCGCCTTCACGGCCCAATGCAAGAAGGAGCCGAGCTCGTATGCGCGACGATCGAATTTGGCGCCGGAATGTTGAACCCTATCATTGCGTCGCTTCCAGAGCCGCTCGTGCTTCCGCTTGACGCCCTTCCCGAACTTGCGCCGACGCTGCAACTTTTGTTCACGGAAGCGTTCGCAGAATCGCCAGGCCGTCAGGCTGCCCTAGATCGATTATTCGAATATCTCTTTGTGCTTCTCATACGATCGGCAATGAATGCGCGCCTCATTGACAGCGGGATTTTGATGGGGCTCAGTGATTCGCGTCTTAGCAGGGCAATTGAGGCCATGCATCAATACCCTGGAACTTCGTGGTCGCTGGAGCACCTGGCTCAATTTGCTGGTATGTCCCGTGCGCGCTTTGCTGTCCATTTTCGGCAGGTTGTCGGCATGACACCATTTGATTACCTGACAAATTGGCGGCTGGGGGTTGCCCAAACCATGTTGCGTAAAGGCAATTCATTGAAACTGATTGCGGCCGCAGTGGGGTATGCAAATGCGACGGCTCTAACGCGAGTCTTTACGCAGCGTCTCGGAATGTCGCCTTCTGCGTGGCTCGCTCGCAGTCAGATACACAAAGATTGA
- a CDS encoding VWA domain-containing protein encodes MRLRILQQLVLLALPLTLNIHAQNSQPYTLRTQSNVVLVPTTVQTKHGELIYELKPEQFVVEDNGVPQTIRVDEDTGSLGLTMVVLVQCSRSAVMESAHIAGLATMIDSIAGGAPHQIAVVSYGENPTLLGNFSSDTAVTADALAQLTPCDDSAAATFDAVAYATKLLEARDDHNRHVILLVSETRDHDSKTKAAEVIAALGRTNTVVNSVAFSPGKTEILNDLHYGEGSGPFGLLVMAVSALKKNVSHELAALSGGEYINFTTRNGFDAGMLQLTNHIHNYYLLSFQPKSGPDGNPSPGMHSIRVSVPDYPSARLRFRESYFSGALDTVPPEAQ; translated from the coding sequence TTGAGACTTCGGATTCTTCAACAGCTCGTGCTCCTGGCGTTGCCCCTGACTCTGAACATTCACGCGCAGAACTCGCAGCCTTATACGCTCCGCACGCAGTCCAACGTAGTTCTCGTCCCCACCACCGTCCAGACCAAACACGGCGAGTTGATCTACGAGCTTAAGCCGGAGCAGTTCGTCGTCGAGGACAACGGCGTTCCGCAGACCATCCGCGTCGACGAGGACACCGGTTCGCTCGGCCTCACGATGGTCGTGCTCGTGCAATGCAGCCGCTCGGCTGTGATGGAGTCGGCGCACATCGCCGGGCTCGCTACCATGATCGACTCAATCGCCGGCGGAGCACCACACCAGATCGCCGTCGTCTCTTACGGGGAAAACCCCACGCTGCTCGGCAACTTCTCAAGCGATACCGCCGTGACAGCGGATGCCCTCGCGCAGCTCACTCCATGTGATGACTCTGCCGCAGCCACCTTTGACGCCGTCGCCTACGCAACCAAACTTCTGGAAGCCCGCGACGACCACAATCGCCACGTCATCCTGTTGGTCAGCGAGACACGCGATCACGACAGCAAGACCAAGGCCGCGGAGGTGATCGCCGCGCTGGGCCGCACCAACACCGTCGTCAACTCGGTGGCCTTCTCACCGGGCAAGACCGAAATCCTAAATGATCTCCACTACGGCGAAGGCTCCGGTCCCTTTGGCCTGCTCGTGATGGCCGTCAGCGCTCTTAAGAAGAACGTATCGCATGAACTGGCCGCACTCTCAGGAGGCGAGTACATCAACTTCACCACACGCAACGGCTTCGATGCAGGTATGCTTCAACTCACAAATCACATTCACAACTACTATCTGTTAAGCTTCCAGCCTAAATCCGGTCCGGACGGCAATCCCTCGCCCGGAATGCACTCCATCCGCGTCAGTGTCCCTGATTATCCAAGCGCGCGTCTCCGTTTCCGCGAGAGCTACTTCAGCGGTGCGCTCGATACGGTGCCGCCCGAAGCACAGTAG
- a CDS encoding ATP-binding protein, translating to MELEDMAQIHTVSLLRSTSNGIFLVELRQYFPSQIETISPFIDRLMDFIAKFRRKDGSETDIEIALSEAVENAVVHGNGEDHRKHVYVTCRCSSDGEVSIAVQDEGRGFDTGTLHDPTASENRLRTFGRGIYLMKALMDEVCFEKGGALVYMRKKPNAVSAAERKAG from the coding sequence ATGGAGTTGGAAGATATGGCTCAAATACACACAGTGTCTCTCCTACGTAGCACATCTAATGGCATTTTCTTAGTTGAGTTGCGTCAGTACTTCCCGAGTCAAATCGAGACTATCTCGCCATTCATAGACCGACTCATGGATTTCATCGCGAAGTTTCGAAGGAAGGACGGGAGTGAAACGGACATTGAGATAGCGCTAAGTGAGGCTGTGGAAAATGCCGTAGTCCACGGCAACGGGGAGGACCATCGCAAGCACGTTTACGTGACCTGCCGTTGCTCTTCAGACGGAGAGGTCTCTATTGCAGTTCAGGACGAGGGACGAGGGTTTGACACTGGTACTCTGCACGATCCAACCGCATCCGAAAATCGGCTGCGAACTTTCGGGCGTGGGATCTATTTGATGAAAGCATTAATGGACGAGGTTTGCTTTGAGAAAGGCGGTGCACTTGTTTATATGCGCAAGAAGCCCAACGCTGTGTCAGCCGCAGAGAGAAAAGCGGGATAA
- a CDS encoding DUF2784 family protein encodes MAHLVWLALVIFGSLLTRGRPMWSALQILALLWGIVAEVSLWPCPLTLAEQYFEDRIGTPLYQGGFLLHYLDAIVYPNLLAG; translated from the coding sequence GTGGCCCATCTGGTCTGGCTTGCTCTGGTAATTTTCGGATCGCTCTTGACACGCGGCCGGCCAATGTGGAGTGCGCTGCAAATTCTCGCGCTGCTCTGGGGCATTGTCGCGGAAGTGAGCCTGTGGCCATGTCCTCTGACTTTGGCGGAACAGTACTTTGAGGACCGGATCGGTACGCCTTTGTACCAGGGCGGTTTCCTGCTGCACTACCTGGACGCGATCGTGTACCCCAATCTCCTAGCTGGGTAG
- a CDS encoding DHA2 family efflux MFS transporter permease subunit, whose amino-acid sequence MKTLNTNIDSTVAEQSGVRTVNPWFIAVTVTIAAFMELLDTSIANVALPYIGGGLGRSYDEVTWILTTYLVANAVVLPMTAWLSRLFGRKTYYLLCVVLFTISSFFCGVAPSLGFMLLWRIVQGVGGGGLAPVAQAILVDTFPPAKRAAAFALFTVVIVTAPAIGPVLGGWITDNYNWRWIFFINVPVGILSLYLSNKLIHDPAAFTEERLAAKAAGRMSIDTIGIVLITLASGALEVSLDRGQIDDWFGSSFITSMIVIAVFGWIGTVLWELYVKEPIIDFRLLNNRNFAIASSLFFVFGIGLFGTTTLIPQLLQSLYGYRAIDAGLVLGPGALVITVLAPISAQLLQRHLVSAKTLILMSLSFIAAAMFVYSDMNLDTNGAHFGWIRALQGVGYGLFLVPVNIIAYSQLRPDQNNKASSLTNLFRNWGGSFGIAFVTTAAERRADLHQLNLGSHLGSSSQALQQNAAELVNRLMQFGSTSADAEPATLGIVYQQLLHQSEFLAFMDCFRVFAWLTLIMIPLVILVRRFKVGGAPTGGH is encoded by the coding sequence ATGAAGACTCTTAATACAAACATAGATTCAACTGTTGCCGAGCAATCTGGCGTTCGCACGGTCAACCCCTGGTTTATTGCAGTCACGGTGACAATCGCTGCATTCATGGAACTGCTCGATACGTCCATCGCCAACGTAGCCCTGCCCTACATTGGTGGCGGGTTAGGGCGCAGCTACGATGAGGTGACCTGGATTCTCACTACCTATCTCGTCGCAAATGCTGTCGTACTACCCATGACAGCATGGTTAAGCAGGCTGTTCGGACGAAAGACCTATTACCTCTTATGCGTAGTCCTGTTTACGATCTCGTCTTTCTTCTGCGGTGTTGCTCCTTCATTGGGCTTCATGCTCCTCTGGCGTATCGTTCAGGGCGTAGGCGGAGGTGGTTTGGCTCCGGTAGCACAGGCCATCCTGGTCGATACTTTTCCGCCTGCAAAACGCGCGGCCGCCTTTGCGCTCTTTACAGTAGTGATTGTTACAGCGCCGGCTATCGGGCCAGTCCTTGGCGGCTGGATTACAGATAATTACAACTGGCGGTGGATCTTCTTTATCAATGTGCCAGTCGGAATTCTTTCACTCTATTTGTCGAACAAGCTGATTCACGATCCTGCCGCCTTTACAGAGGAGCGTCTCGCCGCAAAAGCAGCTGGCCGCATGTCGATTGACACGATTGGAATCGTGCTCATCACGCTGGCCTCCGGTGCTCTCGAGGTGTCGCTTGACCGCGGCCAGATCGATGACTGGTTTGGAAGCAGCTTTATTACAAGTATGATTGTCATCGCGGTGTTCGGCTGGATAGGGACTGTACTGTGGGAGCTCTATGTCAAGGAACCGATCATCGATTTCCGACTTCTCAACAATCGCAATTTTGCAATCGCCAGCAGCCTGTTCTTCGTATTCGGGATCGGACTCTTTGGGACCACCACTCTCATCCCACAATTGCTTCAATCTCTTTACGGATATCGAGCGATCGATGCTGGCCTCGTACTTGGTCCAGGCGCGCTGGTTATCACCGTCCTGGCGCCGATCTCAGCGCAGCTTTTGCAGCGTCATCTGGTCTCGGCGAAGACCCTGATTCTGATGAGCCTGTCCTTTATTGCCGCAGCCATGTTCGTATACAGCGACATGAATCTCGATACGAACGGTGCCCACTTCGGTTGGATACGGGCGCTGCAAGGAGTCGGGTACGGCCTCTTTCTGGTTCCGGTCAATATCATCGCGTACTCACAGTTGCGTCCGGATCAAAATAACAAGGCATCCAGTCTCACCAATCTGTTCCGCAATTGGGGTGGGAGTTTTGGTATAGCCTTTGTCACTACAGCGGCGGAACGAAGGGCCGATCTTCATCAATTGAACCTGGGATCGCACCTTGGCAGTAGTTCACAAGCGCTGCAACAAAACGCTGCAGAGTTGGTAAATCGCCTGATGCAGTTTGGCTCTACCAGCGCTGACGCCGAGCCAGCCACACTAGGAATTGTCTATCAACAGCTTCTACACCAGAGTGAGTTCCTTGCTTTCATGGACTGCTTCAGGGTGTTTGCCTGGTTGACCCTCATCATGATTCCTCTCGTAATTCTCGTACGCAGGTTCAAAGTAGGGGGAGCGCCAACGGGAGGTCATTGA
- a CDS encoding HlyD family secretion protein, producing MATAVKLEEMETTASPNKKQETAPTRKVSKKVWVIALAAVGLLGALGYWLYARHFESTDDAQVDGHFAQLSTRITGTVTYVNPLVENDRFVTAGTLLLELDPRDYEAALAHAKATLETKEGQLHASQLQVPITDASAYSQLHLAEAARQEAIASVAAAEAELTAAQHRVQQDQAVADRAERDRVRYAALAEKREISRSYYDARATDATASAQSLDSDRAAVAAAGQKIAQARSLVAQREAQVTSAHTAPQQASDVRAQLESAQGELDQARADVRTAELNLSYTKIYAPVSGVVGHKTVELGHRVQPGQSLLTVVPVDDIWITANFKETQLRRMRPGQPVTIHVDTFGRDYKGVVEDMAGASGPLFSLFPPENASGNYVKIVQRFPIRVHIDQGQDPQHDLRPGMSVEATVRVR from the coding sequence ATGGCTACAGCAGTGAAACTCGAGGAGATGGAGACGACCGCCTCACCGAACAAGAAACAGGAAACAGCGCCGACCCGAAAAGTCTCGAAGAAGGTATGGGTAATCGCTCTGGCTGCTGTAGGCCTGCTCGGGGCCTTGGGCTACTGGTTGTATGCCCGTCATTTTGAATCCACCGACGATGCGCAAGTCGACGGGCATTTTGCGCAACTCAGCACGCGCATCACCGGAACCGTGACTTACGTTAATCCGCTCGTCGAAAATGACCGCTTCGTTACGGCTGGCACCTTGTTACTTGAGCTCGATCCCCGGGATTATGAGGCTGCGCTCGCTCACGCGAAGGCGACTCTTGAAACAAAGGAAGGACAACTGCACGCGTCGCAACTGCAGGTACCCATTACTGACGCAAGCGCGTACAGCCAACTGCACCTTGCTGAGGCCGCAAGGCAGGAAGCGATCGCGAGTGTTGCCGCAGCTGAAGCGGAGTTGACCGCTGCTCAGCACCGGGTTCAGCAGGACCAAGCTGTCGCCGACCGCGCCGAACGTGACCGTGTTCGCTATGCGGCGCTTGCCGAAAAGCGTGAAATCTCCCGCTCCTACTATGACGCGAGGGCGACGGACGCAACTGCAAGCGCGCAGAGCCTCGATTCGGACCGCGCAGCGGTAGCAGCGGCCGGGCAAAAGATCGCGCAGGCCAGGAGCCTCGTAGCCCAACGTGAGGCTCAAGTGACCAGCGCCCACACGGCGCCGCAACAGGCTTCGGACGTGCGAGCGCAATTGGAGTCCGCTCAAGGCGAGCTAGACCAGGCTCGGGCGGACGTACGGACAGCCGAGCTAAACCTGAGCTATACGAAAATCTATGCCCCCGTCAGCGGAGTCGTCGGTCACAAGACGGTTGAATTGGGACATCGTGTACAGCCGGGCCAGTCGCTTCTGACAGTCGTTCCAGTCGATGACATCTGGATCACAGCAAACTTCAAGGAGACCCAGCTGCGGCGCATGCGCCCAGGCCAGCCTGTGACCATTCATGTAGATACCTTCGGACGAGATTACAAGGGAGTAGTTGAAGATATGGCCGGCGCTTCAGGGCCGCTCTTCAGCCTATTTCCGCCGGAAAACGCAAGCGGCAATTACGTGAAGATCGTGCAGCGTTTTCCAATCCGTGTCCACATCGATCAGGGCCAGGATCCGCAACATGATCTCCGTCCAGGCATGTCAGTCGAAGCAACAGTTCGCGTGCGGTGA
- a CDS encoding TolC family protein, with the protein MRFWKPHPLTLFVALSLAPTVLASAQAVDGAGASPSFGSITTPRPINPATDTTNPSASATQSLNPYLGSTPEGPVVDEEIRLSLEEAVSRGLKFNLGLIDSEQANAQIRAQREHALAELLPQISARAEQTYQQFSYKELNIKLPPASGLTLPPTSGGFGYSEAQIQVEAPIVNMHLRESYKQQKALETASVLSAKDARDVVVFAVGAAYFQVVASHARLETAKAALASAQELNRQVEDQYKNEVSPEIDSLRARVELSTAQQRIVDATNDLEKDKLTLDRITGIPLAQRWKLSGDYGYLPLLNPSEDEGPSSQTRYDVASAKQEVVAAELGVKAARAERLPEVSFTGSYGGGGNNPANYNQLYDVQGGVNVPIFTSGRIRSDVHAAEAVLTQRRAEYRDLQGRADYDVRVARLDAQSSESAVKVAQANQRLAQKALEQSEDRYNSGVTNYLEVLEAQEAQVTANENYIASLFSFNVAKIALARALGTAESRLPGFFKQQ; encoded by the coding sequence ATGAGATTCTGGAAGCCGCATCCGCTTACGTTATTCGTCGCGTTATCCCTGGCACCGACCGTCCTTGCGTCAGCACAAGCGGTCGATGGGGCAGGGGCTTCTCCTTCGTTTGGCTCGATCACGACACCCCGCCCCATCAATCCAGCCACTGACACGACGAACCCAAGTGCGAGCGCGACGCAGTCCCTGAACCCTTACCTTGGAAGCACACCGGAAGGGCCCGTCGTCGATGAGGAAATCAGGCTCAGTCTGGAAGAGGCTGTGAGTCGTGGATTGAAATTCAACCTGGGCCTGATTGACAGTGAACAGGCGAACGCGCAGATTCGGGCTCAAAGGGAACATGCGCTCGCTGAGCTGTTGCCTCAGATTTCTGCGCGAGCCGAGCAAACTTATCAACAGTTCAGCTACAAAGAGTTGAACATTAAGTTGCCGCCAGCCTCAGGCCTTACCTTGCCGCCCACCTCCGGCGGATTCGGATATTCGGAAGCCCAGATTCAGGTTGAAGCTCCGATAGTGAACATGCATCTCCGCGAAAGCTATAAGCAGCAGAAAGCGCTGGAGACGGCATCCGTTCTCAGCGCAAAGGATGCGCGCGATGTGGTCGTTTTTGCTGTCGGCGCAGCCTATTTCCAGGTTGTGGCGAGCCATGCGCGACTCGAAACCGCCAAAGCGGCGCTCGCGTCGGCTCAGGAACTGAACAGACAGGTCGAGGACCAATATAAGAACGAGGTATCTCCCGAAATCGACTCTCTTCGCGCGCGAGTTGAGTTAAGCACGGCGCAGCAGCGCATTGTCGATGCGACGAATGATCTTGAAAAAGACAAGCTCACACTCGATCGCATCACGGGAATCCCACTGGCCCAGCGCTGGAAACTCAGCGGCGACTATGGATACCTTCCCCTGCTGAATCCGAGCGAGGACGAAGGGCCCTCCTCCCAGACGCGATATGACGTTGCGAGCGCAAAGCAGGAGGTTGTAGCCGCAGAACTGGGCGTTAAGGCCGCGAGGGCTGAGCGTCTGCCTGAAGTCTCCTTCACTGGCAGCTACGGTGGAGGCGGTAACAATCCCGCAAACTACAACCAGTTGTATGACGTCCAGGGTGGCGTAAACGTTCCCATCTTCACTAGCGGACGCATACGCTCAGATGTCCACGCCGCCGAGGCCGTATTGACGCAGCGGCGCGCGGAGTACCGCGACCTCCAAGGCCGAGCTGATTACGATGTTCGCGTCGCTCGCCTGGACGCTCAGTCCTCTGAATCGGCTGTGAAAGTTGCCCAGGCGAATCAGAGGCTTGCGCAAAAAGCACTCGAACAATCAGAAGACCGCTACAACAGTGGCGTAACAAACTACCTTGAGGTACTCGAGGCGCAGGAAGCCCAGGTAACCGCCAACGAGAACTATATCGCGAGCCTTTTCTCTTTCAATGTAGCGAAGATTGCGCTCGCCAGGGCACTCGGCACTGCTGAGAGCCGCCTGCCAGGTTTCTTCAAACAACAGTGA